The genome window aatgtaatGATGAAGATTTGTGTTAGTTTGTTGCTCTGTGTGATCTTCTCTGTTTGTTGAAGGTCAGATTAGGAGCACCAGAGGTGCTAGCGAGCCGTGGATCCATTCTGGTTAAACGACGGCAGTCCTTGGCGTCCTAGGACTAGGCAGCCCCATGTATGCGAGGCGAGGGGATAAACGCACCTTGGGGCTCGGGCGTGGTGACGGGATTGGACCATAGTTGATGAACCCGCCATTAGCCACCCGAGGCGACAGGTTGACTTGCTCGAGTGCCCGGAATTGTACTTCTGTTGGGTAGTCCCGGACACAGCCAATGCGCGGCCCTACCCCGGTACACCACTTGTAAGACATATGTTTAGCCAAGCTAAATGCTGGTGGCTTCTTATTAGCCTTTCTTCCACTTTTGTTATCTGCAACTGAATCATCTGCGCTCGAGGTGCTTTCCTCTTTGGATGATTCAGTGGTAGACAGATCCTCGGTTTTCTTTCCACTCGAGCCCTCGTCAGCCTTCGTGAATGAATACGAGTCATCATCAACCGCGCATCTCTGATAAAGGATAACAAAAAAGAGCGTTATTCAACTGGACTGTAATGCACATAGGCTGATAGGCCAAACCAGACTAAAggactgaatccaatcaattagccaGTTTAACTCATGACCTTATAAATACAAAGTTTAATGTTTTACCTTAACATTTGAAAGATCTATATTGTGTTCCTCGAGGAAGCTAATGAATTCTTGGAAGTTCTCTTCGGTTGGATGATAGTGACCGCTGTAAGGCCAAATAGCCTGCAAGAAACATCGAAAAGAAACTCGACTGATGAGTAATGATCTTTGCAAGTCTGCAGTTAAGCTGACAATATCGTACAATTCGTTATTGTATTCATCAGTGATGAGTATATGTTTTACCTCGAGAACACCGCCATGAGCAACCAGTCTTCCAGCCGCCGTGATGGCTGCACCAGCTAGAAAACTCGAATGCTGGAATTCGCCTTTCTTCTTCTGTCCTATGTACAGCATTCTCGATGTGCTGAGGACAAAAATCCACTTCGAACCCTCTACCGTCTCCACAAAGCAACCGCTTTGTTTATACACAAGCTTCCCGTTTTCAATAATCACTTCATACGATTCTCGCTCTTTCTGGAACATAAAACAACGAGAGCAAAGATCAGCCAACGCAATATCATACCCTCGTATCGATCAAGAAGTCGATAgaacaattgaaatgaaaacaAAGAAAGTTTTGTTTTGAAATAACTTCTGGGCTTAAAACTTAAAAGCAGTTTCATATCACAGTCTGATGATCATTGTAGACTTACCGGCCCAAGATATTGAATGCGTTGACGCTGCAACTTGCTCCTCGGGCACTTCTCGAGATTAATTTCTTTCCCAACTCCTACATCCAACCTTCATAGAGCAGATTTAATAATATCAGATGACGAGCTCAATAGTATGTTTGGTCAAGTTATAGGAGAGTAGAGAAAACGAATCTAGCTCGATTTAAGTTACTAGCTATGCACTAAAATCCTCAACTCGTCTATTTTTCAAGAAATCTCGGAATTAagacaaaattttcatttagtTCCGCAATCTAGAAAGATCAAAGAGTAAATCTTACCAGTAGAAGAAAGGTTGTGAGCTTTCACTTTTAAACCACACGTCGTAGTAGATATGCAAATTGTGCCCGTATCTATGTTGTGGATCAATCTGAGCACACAAAACAAAAACGCATTCATGTTAGCGGAATATATTGAGTGCTGATTGAGCTTCTGTTTAAAGTCGATAAAAGCATCTCTATTAAATAAGAACACTGATCAAATAGAGGGGATTGATCAAAAGACTTACAGCTTCGAGCCAATGCTGTAAGGCCAATTTTTGTGCTTTCTCATCCTTGGACAATCCCTTTCCAACTTTAGCCACTCGTGTACGAGCCCTGGCCCAACGAGAAACAGCAGTCTCGGGTTTTTTAACATCGAAGAAGGAAACAGAACTCCGCTCAAGTGCTGCAAAATCCAACGCTTTCCACCTAAATCAATCAGACCAAACATCTTAGTTAGCTCAAGATTTGCATACACAAACAAGTTTTATGGCTCGACGTTGAAATTGTGTCACAACACACATACCATAGCTCCTCGGCCACGACTGCACAATCTGCAAGGTTCCTCCTGATCCTGTAACTCTTGTACACTTTCTGCAGCTTCACTGCAGCAGCATCGAGCTCGCTGACAGGGCGAGGGGACGAGAACATAATTGCAGGCGAGGTAGGCGTTTTAGCACTCGTTGCATTATCCGATTCTCCCCCCGATCTTTTGAAGTCCTGAACGAGATCCTTGAAAGTAAGGTTTCTTAGGAGCATCACCTGGATAGGTTCACAATGCCTTACACTAATCGAATTCTTCCTTGCCATCTTCTCCGGCCCATTCGACTCAACAACAGCCCTAGAATCTATCCCTTCATAGCTGCTAGCTTTTACAGTCATCTCTCAACTCAATTCTCACCACTATATAAGAAGATCAAGATTCTTTTCTCTCAACAATACCTCAATGAATTCAAGgccttttaagttttaacctgCAGATTTAAAGCTCCATGTTAATACAAGATTTCCCAGAACTAATCCAAGATTATTGCCCCTAATTTAACTCTAATTCCTACAAAATACCATTAATCCACCATCTCATAATCTTAAGTTCAACTCACAATGAAATAAGAAATAGCCCACAAATTTTTCTTATAAGCTATTGAATCAATTCACCATTAAAACCCCACCAAAATGCAGAAAAATACAGCAAGAAATCACAGAAAAATAAACCCAAAAAGAACAAAGaaatccaatatttttttttaataaactattGAACCAATTCACCATTAAAACCCCACCAAAATGCAGAAAAATAAACCCATAAAGAACAAAGAAATCAAAGATTTTTCGTGTAAGTCAATGAATTGATTCACCAACAAAAACCCAAGAAAATGCAGAGAAATAAAAGGTGAACAGCAACCACTATGAAACACCAACCTGCAAATAATGGAAGATCAGAGCTTTGAcaaaattttcttgttttttcacTGTTTGATCACAAGTTATAACCTTTTTGAACAGTAGAAGCTACAAAGatgtttatgattattattatgatatgaaATGATGACCAACTGATATTGCACCCCTCAGGCCCTCATTGCTATATATACAAAGACAGAACACGTAGGTTTtgggaaaaaattaaagaccaaatcttaaaataaggaaaaaaaaatgccgAGTCTAAGGAGACCTTGAAGTACCCAAACAGCACGTGGACTGGGAAACAATACACTGTTATTTGAATTCTTGTCCCTACACACAATTTTACAGAGAAGTTTCTGGCAAATTGTTGAAATGGGAACgcgaaaaataaatgaaaaaggaaatcaTGACTGGGATTATATAAGTTTCAAACGCACGAGGTGGTTACTTTGATCCGTTCAAAGCTTTAAATTTTTGAACTACTTTTTTCTTGGAATAACGCAAGAAAGCTTTGCTCGTTTCATAGTCTCTTTCTTTGACAATGAATATTccataaacttttttttttgtcaaaagaaATATGGATAGTATATGATGTTATTgatataagaaaattttataatattaataaaaatgttatttttcattactataattaattagtattcTTGTAGTCTTATTTGACAtgcttactattcattggtcaagttaaatatttttttggcttatttttaaaattatttttaatacgaAGTACCATAATGTGACGTTATTATTGCtgttattttaattaacaatgaggggctattaaaaaaaaaaaaagaacaaaaaacttGATACTTTTTAGATCAAGAAATACTGCACCCATTACCCATGTGATCATCGGGGAACACTTTCTACCGAGATTTCAGTGGGGCTTCATGCACTTTAAATTATTATCATGACCAAGAGACAACTTAACAAGAACATTCTCAACTAGTTATGTTATTTGAACACATGATTCACTTTGAACATGCCGTATTATTTATCTTTAAAagtaaacattatttatttttatttagcaTTTGTAAATTCATCTGCCCAtcatgaattaaaaataaaatccaaatAAAATAAGGATGTGTCAAgagtaaatattaaaaaaaaaaacattttttaggGAATGCAGCATTGCAACATTTCTTTAAGGTAAGaattttcctaaaatataaaatttccatAAAAGCTTTACCCCTTGTCCCTTTCTATATAAGCTCCTTTCTTTTTGGGGTGACTTTTTTATGgttactattttttattattataatatttaaatatataattttagaaaaaaaaatattctttatcAGCAACAACAATATCATATGTTAAAAATATTAAGGGAGCTTGATTCTTGCCAACATCATTTCGTTGAGCCTGTCACAAAATATATTCATAGAGTGCTTTACATCTCTtggtcttgtttggtaaataattagtctatcagtcaattttggcctatttgaccattattagttgtttgaattggttaaaaaatcaatataagtattggttaataaactttttgtaactccaaaataatacatttcaaaatgctacttaaagcaaccttttcaattagtcattagagaaaataaattataacagctaatttaccaaacatttttctacaatcagctaatattatcaattaattatacattctaAACAGGGCCTTGTTTGGTTTGCAGTTCACAATAGCGGAATTTACCCACTAAACACCCTTGGATGGCTATAGATTTCACTCGTCGCCCAAACAAAAGGATAGTGATTACcttataatttgataaaactaaatgaatgcgtttaattttatttttttcaaatttcaaaatatattgcaccttaattatttttaatagttaacAATATTATGATCGTATAAAAATGACTTTTAGAATCTCTATTtgctaataataaataatttttgaattaaaatgaaACTCTATTTACTATTATAAAAGCTACATTATTCTTGCTCTTAGAGTTGTAGTGGTAAAAACTCAAAAAGAGATTTTTAATAGACAGGCGGGGCGTTTGATTGGAAGGAATgaattaaaaggaaaataattgtaatttggtcggaaaagaataaagtggaataaaataggaattcaaattacattgtttggtatgcAAGAATATAATTACAGAGAATTAAAAGGGAATAAGTGATATAATAACTTAAATGCCGTtgtgttgtaataataataataataataataattattattattattattattattattgttattattattaatctttctTTGTAACTTAACAATGCGTGCAATGATGAATACTAGCGTAGGCCAACTTGACAAGTAGGGCAAAAATATCTTGACAATCAAAATTTTCTCCAAATTCAACACTGAATTCGAATTATTAGGGGATGTCCCTGAGTTCTAATCCAACAAATTGAGAGAATTACAATTGTCTACAATTAAACACTATAATTGGAGACTCAAAGAATTGTGTTGtaattacaattcaattcaTGTCAACTAAACACGCCATTTAGCATTGGAgagagaaataaaaatcaatttagCAACCATCCTACTTAGATGGCGCGGGAAAGACATACACCATTAAGCGTGCGATTGGCTTCACcttaatcactttttttttttcctaaaaaatagTACACAATAATTCgaatttttgttttctctcGTCAATCTCTCTTCCAATTAtgcaaaattttaacaaattaaaaaagctATAGCAGTGAGGGAAACATTAAGCTAGATGAAGGAGCTTTATTATGATCATATACCGATTATCTCCTTAGTGATTCAAAGCTTAAATGCCATTGAAGGaaactcttatttttatttagtcattagacatataaaaaaaaaatcttattgaggaatttttttatgtgtttgtaactTTTGCTAAACTATTTGCGAATTGGACAGTCCATGAGTTAACTAAGCAGTTCGTTTTTATGTCTAGTTGTACAAAGTGACTTTCTAATCCCCTCTTATCATTTGTAACGTCTTATCTTCgaatttgaattaatatatgcctttctttaaaaataaaaaataaaaatcaatggTACCTTTATATGGTCAAATATAGTAAGCTCTGTTTCCTAAGAGGTATGTATATTGCATATAGATTATGTAAGTGTGTATGTAtagataattttataaatattcgtACGGAGTACTATTGTTTTGACTAAGATTTTATGGGGTTTGTAAAAGTCAACTACTTGTGTAAAAGTCTATAGTCAGGTTCACGAAACGCGCCCAACACGGCTAGCCGGCTACAATAACAAATCTAAACCACGTACTGCCAGGTTTGTTCTGACGTCTACGGTACACTTAACAATCATGAAACACcgctaaaaagtaaaaaccgTAAcctctttttaatatatatatatatatatgctcccCTTAGGCCTTCATCAATAGTTAAACATGAGTGtaatttttgagaagtttttataagtatgattaggaaagagaaaatgagggtggaggaaaaaaataaaaataaaaaataaaacaaaacaaaaaaactttaCAAAAAATGTGACTTACGTGCCCAGGCGGGCGCGTGAACTGCACCTTACGCACAGTGAGGCACAGTTCTCTTCTCACCTGGGGCCCACCACGTCAGCTTAAGAACCCAAGCTTACAGGAGAAAAAACACACCAAAATCACCTCTTTCCATTTGTTAAAAACACTCCTCACCAATTTTGAGGtatgaaaaaactaaaaaaaaaaacccccttTTGGGGAAGGCCTTATATGCCAAATCCCCGAGCATGAGTATAATTGTTAGGCCAGTTCTCAATAGGTCTAACATGAGCGATTGCACAAGACTCCAATTTTTAAGGGCCCcatatttagaaaaaattactccgtatatgtatatatagtttactgAGAGATTGCTTAAAGGGATTTTATCGAAAGAAAATATATGAGCAGTGAGTATATTGAATTCATTGAAACATATGAATTGTTTTCCAAATGCTACTATTGCATatcgaatattattgactatccCAATTATTATTGTCTCtgcaaaaaatgaatttttttttgaatacaactgactctattacattgtagtatctgttcattgtTA of Ipomoea triloba cultivar NCNSP0323 chromosome 3, ASM357664v1 contains these proteins:
- the LOC116012118 gene encoding IQ domain-containing protein IQM4-like, which gives rise to MTVKASSYEGIDSRAVVESNGPEKMARKNSISVRHCEPIQVMLLRNLTFKDLVQDFKRSGGESDNATSAKTPTSPAIMFSSPRPVSELDAAAVKLQKVYKSYRIRRNLADCAVVAEELWWKALDFAALERSSVSFFDVKKPETAVSRWARARTRVAKVGKGLSKDEKAQKLALQHWLEAIDPQHRYGHNLHIYYDVWFKSESSQPFFYWLDVGVGKEINLEKCPRSKLQRQRIQYLGPKERESYEVIIENGKLVYKQSGCFVETVEGSKWIFVLSTSRMLYIGQKKKGEFQHSSFLAGAAITAAGRLVAHGGVLEAIWPYSGHYHPTEENFQEFISFLEEHNIDLSNVKRCAVDDDSYSFTKADEGSSGKKTEDLSTTESSKEESTSSADDSVADNKSGRKANKKPPAFSLAKHMSYKWCTGVGPRIGCVRDYPTEVQFRALEQVNLSPRVANGGFINYGPIPSPRPSPKVRLSPRLAYMGLPSPRTPRTAVV